A stretch of Phytoactinopolyspora mesophila DNA encodes these proteins:
- a CDS encoding alpha/beta fold hydrolase, producing MPTTTSRDGTTIAYEQAGSGPPLLIVDGALCYRAFGPSKKLREQLTDAFTVLTYDRRGRGESADTAPYAVEREIEDIEAVVKEAGGSAFAFGMSSGAALVLEAANHDVGITKLATYEAPFTVSDDAPPEPPDYAERLNGLLAADRRGDAVKLFMKLVGTPRIAVVMMQLMPMWRKLRGVAPTLPYDYAILEFGRHHRPLPPDRWTSVTMPALVMDGGKSPDWMRASQAAIAEILPDAHYRTLEGQTHLLKAAVVAPVLKDFLR from the coding sequence ATGCCCACAACAACATCCCGCGACGGCACCACCATCGCGTACGAACAAGCAGGTAGCGGCCCGCCGTTGCTCATCGTCGACGGCGCCTTGTGCTACCGGGCCTTCGGGCCGAGCAAGAAGCTGCGCGAGCAGCTCACCGACGCCTTCACAGTACTGACCTATGACCGCCGCGGACGTGGCGAGAGCGCCGACACCGCTCCTTACGCCGTCGAGCGCGAGATCGAGGACATCGAGGCTGTAGTCAAGGAAGCCGGGGGTTCGGCATTCGCTTTCGGAATGTCTTCCGGCGCGGCATTGGTTCTAGAAGCTGCCAACCACGACGTCGGCATCACGAAGCTCGCTACATACGAGGCTCCGTTCACGGTCAGTGACGATGCCCCGCCCGAGCCACCGGATTATGCCGAGCGGCTCAATGGGCTACTGGCCGCGGACCGGCGTGGAGACGCGGTGAAGCTCTTCATGAAGCTCGTGGGCACGCCTCGCATCGCGGTGGTCATGATGCAGCTCATGCCGATGTGGAGGAAACTCAGAGGGGTAGCGCCCACACTGCCGTACGATTACGCCATCCTCGAGTTCGGCCGCCATCACAGACCGTTGCCGCCCGACCGCTGGACATCGGTCACGATGCCGGCGCTCGTCATGGACGGCGGCAAGAGCCCGGATTGGATGCGGGCATCACAAGCGGCAATTGCGGAGATCTTGCCAGACGCGCATTACCGGACCCTCGAGGGCCAGACTCACCTGCTGAAGGCCGCCGTCGTGGCGCCAGTGCTCAAGGACTTCTTGCGATGA
- a CDS encoding class I SAM-dependent methyltransferase, with amino-acid sequence MTPENDHRNFWERRLASDWTESGVGYHALGRPFNTWVYRVRREVFLREAGALGLRKASRVLDVGSGTGEYVRCWQQLGVGEVVGSDLTEAAVTKLREHHTGVEFVQLDITETDSDLPAATFDAVSCIDVLFHITDDNRYLAAIDNIARAVRPGGYFVLSENFLRRPPDYTAHQVSRTEEWIVSALGEAGFEVQRRVPMLVLMNALVDAPKPVRKVWGGALRAFTLTQPTGWAAGAALYPIERQLVRRLHRSPTTELMICRRA; translated from the coding sequence ATGACACCTGAAAATGATCACAGGAACTTCTGGGAACGACGTCTGGCCTCGGACTGGACCGAGAGCGGTGTCGGCTACCACGCGCTGGGCCGGCCGTTCAACACGTGGGTCTATCGCGTGCGCAGGGAGGTTTTTCTTCGTGAAGCCGGCGCGCTCGGCCTGAGGAAGGCCAGCAGGGTGCTCGACGTAGGCTCGGGTACAGGTGAATATGTGCGCTGCTGGCAGCAACTCGGCGTCGGAGAGGTGGTCGGCAGCGACCTCACCGAAGCCGCCGTGACGAAGCTGCGGGAGCACCATACCGGCGTCGAGTTCGTTCAGTTGGACATCACCGAGACCGACAGCGACTTGCCGGCCGCCACCTTCGACGCAGTCTCTTGCATCGACGTCCTGTTTCACATCACTGACGACAACCGCTATCTCGCTGCCATCGACAACATCGCCCGGGCGGTGCGGCCCGGTGGATACTTCGTTCTCTCGGAGAATTTCCTCCGCCGGCCTCCGGATTACACCGCGCACCAGGTCAGCCGCACCGAAGAGTGGATCGTCTCAGCGCTGGGTGAGGCCGGATTCGAAGTGCAGCGGCGGGTGCCGATGTTGGTGCTAATGAACGCCCTCGTCGACGCGCCGAAACCGGTGCGAAAGGTCTGGGGCGGGGCGTTGCGTGCGTTCACCTTGACTCAGCCGACCGGGTGGGCTGCCGGAGCCGCTCTTTACCCGATCGAGCGCCAGCTGGTCCGCAGGTTGCATAGGAGTCCGACCACGGAGTTGATGATCTGTCGCCGAGCCTGA
- a CDS encoding site-2 protease family protein, whose protein sequence is MTETVRLGTVAGVRVGLHWSVLGIVVLLMFGLAGGLLPAQFPGEPPAAYIAAAVAATLLFVASLLAHEIGHAVIAARNDIEVEGITLWLLGGVARLRGEASTPAIDFRIAGVGPLISMVLGAAFFAATWAAVGAGAPELFSGVLGYLATINVLLALFNLVPAAPLDGGRLLRAAIWAWRGDRHRAQIWSARAGRVFGLLLVVLGLFWLFNDYGGGLWWILIGLFVVTMASMEEHHARMSVTLGGLRARDIMSPDPDTAEPGQNVDEFVHNVAMVRRHSAFPLLDSSGSIQGLVTLNRIRSVPRDQHSHTRIDEVACAVDEVPIVRPDEYVSDLLVRLGGCADGRALVMDEGRLLGIISPTDISRAISLRGLGVEGSNGADVMYGPRI, encoded by the coding sequence ATGACCGAGACGGTACGGCTGGGCACCGTGGCCGGTGTCCGGGTCGGCTTGCACTGGAGTGTCCTGGGAATCGTCGTCCTGCTGATGTTCGGCCTAGCCGGCGGGCTCTTGCCGGCCCAGTTCCCCGGCGAGCCACCAGCCGCCTACATCGCGGCCGCTGTCGCGGCGACGTTACTGTTCGTCGCCTCACTGCTCGCCCATGAGATCGGCCACGCCGTCATCGCCGCCCGGAACGACATCGAGGTCGAAGGCATCACGCTGTGGCTGCTCGGCGGTGTCGCGCGGCTGCGCGGCGAAGCGTCGACCCCGGCGATCGACTTTCGCATCGCTGGCGTGGGTCCACTCATCAGCATGGTGCTGGGCGCCGCCTTCTTCGCGGCTACCTGGGCCGCCGTCGGGGCCGGTGCTCCAGAGCTGTTCAGCGGTGTCCTGGGTTACCTCGCGACCATCAACGTGCTGCTGGCACTGTTCAACCTGGTCCCCGCCGCACCGCTGGACGGAGGCCGGCTGTTGCGTGCCGCTATCTGGGCATGGCGCGGCGACCGTCACCGCGCACAGATATGGTCGGCACGGGCGGGCCGGGTCTTCGGCCTGCTGCTCGTCGTGCTTGGTCTCTTCTGGCTGTTCAACGACTACGGCGGCGGCCTGTGGTGGATCCTGATCGGTCTGTTCGTCGTAACGATGGCGTCAATGGAAGAACACCATGCCCGCATGAGTGTGACGCTGGGTGGCCTGCGGGCACGCGACATCATGAGCCCCGACCCCGACACAGCAGAGCCGGGCCAGAACGTCGACGAGTTCGTCCACAACGTGGCGATGGTCCGCCGCCACTCGGCGTTCCCGCTCCTCGACTCATCCGGCTCCATCCAGGGGCTGGTGACACTCAACCGCATCCGCTCCGTCCCACGTGACCAGCACAGCCACACCCGTATCGATGAGGTCGCCTGCGCCGTCGACGAGGTGCCGATCGTCCGGCCGGACGAGTACGTCTCTGACCTGCTCGTCCGGCTGGGAGGCTGTGCCGACGGGCGTGCTCTGGTCATGGACGAAGGCCGCCTGCTGGGAATCATCTCGCCGACCGACATCAGCCGGGCGATCTCGCTACGCGGCCTCGGCGTCGAAGGATCCAACGGCGCCGACGTGATGTACGGTCCGCGCATCTGA
- a CDS encoding FmdB family zinc ribbon protein: MPTYEFRCRACGSSFDVSRPMADANTPAPCPEGHEDTVKLLTTVGIAGRSNAGAPASGGCCGGGCGCG, encoded by the coding sequence GTGCCGACATACGAGTTCCGCTGCCGCGCGTGCGGGTCCAGCTTCGATGTATCGCGCCCGATGGCCGACGCCAACACCCCCGCCCCGTGCCCCGAGGGGCACGAGGACACCGTGAAACTGCTCACGACCGTTGGCATCGCTGGGCGTAGCAATGCCGGCGCACCGGCTTCCGGTGGCTGCTGCGGCGGAGGCTGCGGCTGCGGCTAA
- a CDS encoding RNA polymerase sigma factor has protein sequence MTSHPGEDVAAALIDAHRRGWARVLASVARVTRDLDAAEDATQEAFAAALDAWRRDGVPATPVAWLTTVARRKALDVIRREETLSRKLPMLIVPEDDHTPAPSDDIDDDRLRLIFLCCHPALGLAARVALTLRLVCGLTTAEIAHLFLVNERTMAARITRAKKKIRAAGIPYRVPAEHELADRLPSVLTVVALVFTEGHTASHGDSLRRPTRVRLATELAAALLELMPEEPEVLGLLATIRLAEGRAHGRLSENGSLALLREQDRSTWDLGAINEGRALAEQAMRRSAHRGPGPYAIHAAIAALHSEALSYDATDWPQILALYNLLLSIQPSPVTRLARAMARSMVEGPAAALTEVELLEEDRELSAYNGLAAARADLLHRLGRQAEAAVAYERAASLTNNEVERLFLTDRAHAMRDRNSL, from the coding sequence ATGACAAGTCATCCGGGCGAGGATGTCGCCGCGGCGCTCATCGACGCACATCGCCGCGGATGGGCGCGGGTCCTCGCATCGGTAGCCCGCGTCACACGCGATCTCGACGCCGCGGAGGACGCCACCCAAGAGGCGTTCGCCGCGGCGCTCGACGCGTGGCGCCGAGACGGGGTGCCGGCCACGCCGGTGGCCTGGCTGACCACGGTCGCGCGACGCAAGGCGCTCGACGTCATCCGGCGCGAAGAGACGCTGAGCCGCAAACTCCCGATGCTCATCGTCCCGGAGGACGACCACACACCAGCGCCCTCCGACGATATCGACGACGACCGGCTGCGGCTGATCTTCTTGTGCTGCCACCCGGCGCTGGGCCTCGCCGCGCGGGTGGCGCTGACGTTGCGCTTGGTCTGCGGCCTGACAACCGCCGAGATCGCACACCTGTTCCTGGTGAACGAGCGCACCATGGCCGCGCGGATCACCAGGGCGAAAAAGAAGATCCGAGCCGCTGGCATCCCGTACCGAGTGCCGGCCGAGCACGAACTGGCCGACCGGTTGCCGTCCGTGCTGACCGTCGTCGCGCTGGTATTCACCGAGGGGCACACCGCTTCACACGGGGACAGCCTGAGGCGCCCGACGCGGGTCCGGCTGGCCACCGAGTTGGCTGCCGCGCTCCTCGAACTCATGCCGGAGGAACCCGAAGTCCTGGGCTTGCTGGCCACGATCCGGCTGGCCGAGGGGCGCGCCCATGGCCGGCTCAGCGAGAACGGCAGCCTCGCGCTCCTGCGTGAACAGGATCGGTCCACATGGGATCTCGGGGCGATCAACGAAGGCAGGGCCCTAGCCGAACAGGCGATGCGGCGTTCGGCGCATCGGGGGCCGGGGCCGTACGCCATACACGCGGCCATCGCGGCGCTGCACTCGGAAGCCCTCAGCTACGACGCGACAGACTGGCCGCAGATCCTGGCCCTGTACAACCTTTTGCTCAGCATCCAGCCGTCACCGGTCACCCGGCTCGCCCGCGCGATGGCCCGTTCGATGGTAGAAGGCCCGGCGGCGGCCTTGACCGAGGTAGAGCTTCTAGAGGAAGATCGTGAGTTGAGCGCCTATAACGGTTTAGCCGCGGCCAGAGCCGATCTGCTGCACCGCCTCGGCCGCCAGGCTGAAGCCGCGGTGGCTTATGAGCGTGCCGCGTCTCTGACGAACAACGAAGTCGAGCGGCTGTTCCTGACCGACCGCGCCCACGCCATGAGGGATCGAAACTCGCTATAG
- a CDS encoding Na/Pi symporter, translating to MTRTHDTPIVDIHRPAANKLLSWLLVVALIYTLICAVSIISSGFRTATGDQAEELFQFATNPFVGLVVGIIATALIQSSSTVTSIIVGLVAGGLPVSVAVPMIMGANIGTTVTNTLVSLGYVRDKEDFKRAFSAATVHDFFNLLAVAIFLPLEIMTGFLERTALAAAGPLVSDSSYSMEETNFIGTLTSPVTDTVKGAAGALPAAFGGIAMIIVGTAMILLSIRFIGKLLKTLMVGRAKRILHAAIGRGPISGIASGATVTVLVQSSTTSTSLMVPLAGSGALSLRQIYPFTLGANVGTTVTALLAATAVSGPQALPALEIAFVHLLFNLFALVLIFSIPFLRDIPLRGAQWLSSLAAERKIFAAAWVVGTFFLLPGVLILATSVL from the coding sequence ATGACCAGGACACACGACACTCCGATCGTCGACATCCACCGGCCAGCTGCCAACAAACTGTTGAGCTGGCTGCTGGTCGTCGCCCTGATCTACACCCTGATCTGCGCAGTCAGCATCATCAGCTCAGGCTTTCGGACCGCCACCGGCGACCAGGCCGAAGAACTCTTCCAGTTCGCCACCAACCCGTTCGTCGGCCTGGTGGTCGGGATCATCGCGACGGCTCTGATCCAGTCGTCGTCCACCGTCACCTCGATCATCGTGGGCCTGGTGGCCGGTGGTCTGCCGGTCAGCGTCGCGGTGCCGATGATCATGGGCGCGAACATCGGCACCACCGTGACCAACACCCTGGTCAGCCTCGGCTACGTGCGCGACAAAGAAGACTTCAAGCGGGCGTTCTCCGCTGCCACGGTGCATGATTTCTTCAATCTCCTCGCGGTCGCCATCTTCTTGCCGCTGGAGATCATGACCGGCTTCCTCGAACGCACTGCGCTCGCCGCTGCGGGTCCGCTGGTCAGCGACAGCAGCTACTCGATGGAGGAAACGAACTTCATCGGCACTCTCACCTCGCCGGTCACCGACACCGTCAAGGGCGCTGCCGGTGCACTCCCGGCCGCGTTCGGCGGGATCGCGATGATCATCGTCGGCACCGCGATGATCCTGCTGTCGATCAGGTTCATCGGCAAGCTGCTCAAGACACTGATGGTCGGGCGGGCCAAGCGCATCCTCCACGCCGCAATCGGCCGCGGCCCCATCTCCGGTATCGCGTCAGGCGCTACGGTGACGGTGCTCGTCCAGTCCTCCACCACCAGCACGAGCCTGATGGTTCCGCTTGCCGGCTCGGGCGCCCTGAGCTTGCGCCAGATCTATCCGTTCACCCTTGGCGCCAACGTGGGAACCACGGTCACGGCGCTGCTCGCCGCCACCGCCGTCAGCGGACCGCAGGCACTGCCCGCTCTTGAAATCGCCTTCGTCCACCTGCTGTTCAACCTCTTCGCACTCGTGCTGATCTTCTCGATTCCGTTCCTCCGGGATATCCCGCTCCGCGGAGCGCAGTGGCTGTCGTCGCTGGCTGCCGAGCGCAAGATCTTCGCGGCCGCATGGGTGGTCGGCACGTTCTTCCTCTTGCCGGGGGTTTTGATTCTCGCGACTTCCGTCCTGTGA
- a CDS encoding YciI family protein — MKYMLLLFEPDTDWLSVPKEKLEAELDAHGEFCRYLEERGITFSGAALRPSTTATTLRPDGEQMIVTDGPYVELKENLGGYYIIDVADLDEALEIAKRCPVSAGIEVRPTWDTSG; from the coding sequence ATGAAGTACATGCTCCTGTTGTTCGAGCCCGACACCGACTGGCTGTCGGTACCGAAGGAGAAGCTCGAGGCCGAACTCGACGCGCACGGAGAGTTCTGCCGTTATCTGGAGGAGCGGGGGATCACGTTCTCGGGTGCCGCCCTGCGCCCGTCCACCACAGCCACCACACTGCGGCCGGACGGGGAACAGATGATCGTCACCGACGGTCCGTACGTCGAACTCAAAGAGAACCTCGGCGGGTATTACATCATCGATGTGGCTGACCTCGACGAGGCACTCGAGATCGCCAAACGGTGCCCCGTCAGTGCGGGCATCGAGGTGCGCCCCACCTGGGACACATCCGGCTGA
- a CDS encoding DUF1015 family protein, with the protein MTIVHPIEHAWITTGQTGAQNYDEFADDAEITAIIAENPQSALAIEMPHRAPESLGKTFADSLPDAADRLAQAKADGFYVQVENAVVLYRITDPTTDTAAYGMFCLLDTAQISGRDDEPGLVIRNEDVFIEKVRERVALTEATDTLLSPVLLMQTAHGDKLQAELVSATAAAGAPMASDTDGAGRTHEVWPVPPGPAADRLRELAGGGELVVADGNHRSLAAQIGGLSHFLAVVTTPSSVSIDPYHRLVQEMGMSAPALLERLRAAGATVTPLETPPETPAQPGTIHLYLNGSGHAVALPAPDSDVVTERLDHALTERVLFGDVLGLDPGDKRIRYIGGDYPPRWLRGEVDAGRAELAVLISPVTVEDFVAVNLARQKMPRKSTWFTPKARAGLVLAELHR; encoded by the coding sequence ATGACGATCGTCCATCCGATTGAGCACGCGTGGATCACCACCGGCCAAACCGGCGCTCAGAACTACGACGAGTTCGCCGACGACGCCGAGATCACGGCGATCATCGCGGAAAATCCGCAGAGCGCCCTGGCCATCGAGATGCCACATCGGGCGCCGGAAAGCCTCGGCAAGACGTTCGCCGACTCGCTCCCGGACGCCGCTGACCGGCTGGCCCAGGCCAAGGCCGACGGGTTCTACGTACAGGTCGAGAACGCCGTGGTTCTCTACAGGATCACCGATCCGACCACGGACACCGCGGCCTACGGCATGTTCTGCCTGCTCGACACCGCTCAGATATCCGGCCGTGACGACGAGCCGGGTCTCGTCATCCGCAACGAGGACGTCTTCATAGAGAAGGTGCGCGAACGCGTCGCCCTGACCGAGGCCACAGACACACTGCTCTCCCCCGTGCTGCTCATGCAGACCGCCCATGGAGACAAGCTCCAGGCCGAGCTGGTGAGCGCGACAGCCGCCGCGGGCGCGCCTATGGCCTCAGACACCGACGGCGCCGGGCGCACCCACGAGGTCTGGCCGGTGCCGCCGGGGCCGGCGGCCGACCGGTTGCGCGAACTCGCCGGCGGCGGTGAACTCGTGGTGGCCGATGGCAACCACCGCAGTCTCGCTGCGCAGATCGGCGGCCTGTCCCACTTCCTGGCCGTCGTCACCACTCCTTCGTCGGTGAGCATCGATCCGTACCACCGCCTGGTTCAGGAGATGGGGATGTCCGCGCCCGCCCTCCTGGAGCGGCTGCGTGCCGCTGGGGCCACTGTCACCCCCCTCGAGACACCGCCTGAGACGCCCGCGCAGCCCGGGACCATTCACCTGTACCTGAACGGCTCCGGTCACGCCGTCGCGCTGCCGGCGCCGGACAGCGACGTAGTCACCGAGCGGCTCGATCATGCGCTGACCGAACGGGTGCTCTTCGGTGACGTTCTGGGCCTGGATCCCGGTGACAAGCGCATCCGCTACATCGGCGGCGACTACCCTCCGCGGTGGCTACGCGGCGAGGTCGACGCCGGCCGAGCGGAGCTCGCCGTGCTCATTTCACCGGTCACGGTCGAGGATTTCGTTGCCGTGAACCTCGCCCGCCAGAAGATGCCCCGGAAAAGCACCTGGTTCACTCCGAAGGCCCGCGCCGGGCTGGTGTTGGCTGAGCTTCATCGATAG
- a CDS encoding rhodanese-like domain-containing protein, which translates to MTSVNPVGADRSAAIPNVGSSVAATPPAEPTAAIAHFASLLAFETDCWDVHDAMSRGVQDFVLLDVRSPDLYASGHVPGAVNLPHGRIVQRNLASYPVDTLFVVYCAGPHCNGADKAALRLAQLKRPVKKMIGGVTGWLDEGFELATASERAGLADSG; encoded by the coding sequence GTGACTTCGGTGAATCCTGTTGGGGCGGACCGCTCCGCCGCCATTCCGAACGTCGGCTCTTCGGTGGCCGCGACGCCGCCGGCGGAGCCGACGGCCGCAATCGCGCACTTCGCGTCTCTTCTCGCGTTCGAGACGGACTGCTGGGACGTTCACGACGCGATGAGCCGCGGCGTGCAGGACTTCGTCCTGCTCGACGTGCGTAGCCCGGACCTCTACGCCAGCGGGCACGTCCCGGGTGCGGTCAACCTGCCACATGGACGCATCGTGCAGCGCAACCTTGCGTCTTATCCCGTGGACACGCTGTTCGTCGTCTATTGTGCCGGGCCTCATTGCAACGGCGCCGACAAGGCGGCGCTCCGTCTCGCTCAGCTGAAACGACCGGTCAAGAAGATGATCGGCGGTGTCACCGGCTGGCTCGACGAAGGGTTCGAGCTCGCGACCGCGTCGGAGCGGGCCGGTCTCGCCGATTCGGGCTAG
- the rpsN gene encoding 30S ribosomal protein S14 — protein MAKKSKIARERQRQLVVQRYAERRAELKRVITSPQSSAEERLAARRELSKQPRDASATRLRNRDYVDGRPRAVYRKFGLSRIRLREMAHRGELPGVTKSSW, from the coding sequence ATGGCTAAGAAGAGCAAGATCGCCCGGGAGCGGCAGCGCCAGCTCGTCGTCCAGCGTTACGCTGAGCGTCGCGCCGAGCTGAAGCGAGTCATCACCAGCCCCCAGTCGAGCGCGGAAGAACGGCTCGCGGCCCGCCGGGAACTGTCCAAGCAGCCGCGCGACGCGAGCGCCACACGGCTGCGCAATCGTGATTACGTGGACGGCAGGCCGCGGGCCGTCTATCGGAAATTCGGCCTGTCCCGGATTCGGCTCCGCGAGATGGCCCATCGCGGTGAGCTTCCGGGTGTGACGAAGTCGAGCTGGTAG